In the genome of Asterias amurensis chromosome 16, ASM3211899v1, one region contains:
- the LOC139949131 gene encoding glycoprotein-N-acetylgalactosamine 3-beta-galactosyltransferase 1-like → MAGISSSSVASVWQVVILFISAYLTGFVLTYIYINHTELLESEACQCHRGGGVEEKNDPAIKKQAVIELDKDVIADFLYNRVRVLCMIITSPQNLHTKTSSIKATWGRRCSKIIYVSSHSDPTFPTVKVDVPEGRDFLWQKERGAFQYVYDHHLKDAEWFLKADDDTYVILENLRYFLAGLNPNEPVYFGRKFKHSVKQGYMSGGAGYVMSKSALVLLVEKAFKNPMMCRLEGKSEDVEMGLCLEGVGVLAGDSRDVLLRERFHPFSPNKLYQPGRIPAGFWFFEYVFYPTSTSTVCLAKFCHFFLMALSEDWRLNERMENDIDD, encoded by the exons atggcTGGAATATCGTCATCCTCTGTGGCGAGTGTTTGGcaagttgttattttgttcatctcTGCTTACTTAACGGGATTCGTTTTGACGTACATCTACATAAACCATACTGAGTTGCTTGAATCAGAGGCTTGTCAATGTCATCGTGGTGGTGGTGTGGAGGAGAAAAATGACCCAGCAATTAAGAAGCAAGCTGTCATAGAACTTG ATAAGGATGTGATTGCGGATTTCCTCTACAATAGAGTCCGAGTCTTGTGTATGATAATAACATCGCCACAAAACCTTCACACCAAAACCAGCAGCATCAAAGCAACATGGGGTCGTAGATGCAGTAAAATCATTTACGTCAGCTCCCACTCTGATCCAACCTTCCCAACAGTCAAGGTAGATGTTCCTGAAGGACGTGACTTCTTGTGGCAGAAGGAACGAGGTGCATTCCAGTACGTCTACGATCACCATCTCAAAGATGCTGAATGGTTTCTTAAAGCAGACGATGATACATACGTTATCTTAGAAAATCTACGCTATTTTCTTGCTGGTTTGAATCCGAACGAACCCGTGTATTTCGGACGTAAGTTCAAACATAGCGTGAAGCAAGGATATATGAGTGGTGGAGCTGGTTATGTTATGAGTAAATCGGCTTTAGTCTTACTCGTCGAGAAAGCCTTTAAGAACCCGATGATGTGCAGGCTAGAAGGGAAAAGTGAAGATGTTGAGATGGGGTTATGTCTGGAAGGAGTTGGCGTGCTTGCTGGTGATTCCAGAGATGTTCTTCTTCGTGAACGGTTTCATCCCTTCAGTCCAAATAAACTTTACCAACCAGGGAGAATACCTGCTGGGTTTTGGTTCTTTGAGTATGTCTTTTATCCTACAAGTACAAGCACGGTATGTTTGGCAAAATTCTGTCATTTCTTTTTG ATGGCCTTGAGTGAAGATTGGAGATTAAACGAAAGAATGGAGAATGATATTGATGACTGA